From a single Nothobranchius furzeri strain GRZ-AD chromosome 9, NfurGRZ-RIMD1, whole genome shotgun sequence genomic region:
- the usp47 gene encoding ubiquitin carboxyl-terminal hydrolase 47 isoform X1: MEMVPSDENQFVPKEIQNAAEEPRVLCIIQDTTSAKTVNERLTLNLPASTTLSKLHEDVAHKAGYVNDTFDLTWANITDMAPLEHNSEMSLSDSGFEPGKKNFLQLTDKDGEQPRVVSEESGTADSSGLDDSSQERFIGPLQRDGSACGSGDYSSPSYSYSSILSKSDTGYVGLVNQAMTCYLNSLLQTLYMTPEFRNALYNWEFEESEEDPVTSIPYQLQRLFVLLQTSKKRAIETTDVTRSFGWDSSEAWQQHDVQELCRVMFDALEQKWKQTEQADLINQLYQGKLKDYVRCLECGYESWRIDTYLDIPLVIRPFGASQAYGSVEEALQAFIQPETLDGPNQYFCERCKKKCDARKGLRFLHLPYLLTLQLKRFDFDYTTMHRIKLNDRMVFPEELDMSPFIDVEDEKSPQTESCTDSGAENEGSCHSDQMSNDFSTDDCVDEGICLDSTSSTERALKPKSLLTFELFSVMVHSGSAAGGHYYAYIKSFSDGQWYSFNDQHVSKITQDDIRKTYGGSSGSRGYYSSAFASSTNAYMLIYRLKDLSRNTKFLAVEDFPEHIKSLVQKEKESEEQEKRQREIERNTCKIKLFCMHPVKMMVESKLEVHKDRTLREATEMAYKLMELEGAVSLDCCRLVKYDEFHEYLERSYEGEEDTPMGLLLGGVKSSYMFDLLLETRRPEQVFQPYKPGEVMVKVFIVDLKTETITPPVSVRAYLNQTVTEFKQLIAQATGLSAETMRVVLERCYNDLRLLYVPNKTLKAEGFFRSNKVFVESSELADHQVVFTDSLLWKLLDRHGNTIRLFVLLPEQSPGALTNRTVCQKAGEDTDGPLEGSKGNRKSVEAILEESTEKLKNLSLQQQGSSTSDSQKSPDTSDFEHIESPTQEAHSNSSLCVAADNRGLENRIRATPGSSGGASSDTENPFVCEERSDSEVNNDRSTSSVDSDILSSSHSSDTLCNADSGPIQLANGLDSHSITSSRRSKAHEGKKETWDTAEEDSGTDSEYDDNGKSKAEAQYLYFRAEPFSQDEASWETQKCLVVHVDKRITLAAFKQKLEPYVGVVSSQFKVFRVYANNQEFESVRLNETLSSFSDDNKITIRLGRALKKGEYRVKVYQLMVNEPEPCKFLVDTVFAKGMTVRQSKEELLPQLKEQCKLDLSVDRVRLRKKTWKNPGTVFLDYHIYEEDISISSNWEVFLEVLNDPEKMKSMSQLAVLTRRWSPATMKLGPFQEVILESSSVDELKEKLSEVSEVPLENVEFAKGRGTFPCDISVLEIHQDLDWNPKVSTLNVWPLYICDDGAVVFYRDSREEPLELSEDERNELMKKESSRLLKTGHRVSYSPRKEKALKIYLDGGPVRDPGQD, encoded by the exons ATGGAAATGGTGCCTAGCGATGAGAACCAGTTCGTACCCAAAGAG ATCCAGAATGCGGCCGAGGAGCCCAGAGTGCTGTGTATAATTCAGGACACCACCAGTGCAAAAACGGTCAACGAGAGGCTGACTCTCAACCTGCCTGCTTCCACTACTCTTTCCAAACTTCATGAGGACGTTGCACACAAAGCCGGATATGTGAATGACACCTTTGACCTCACCTGGGCAAACATTACAGACATG GCACCGCTGGAACACAACAGTGAGATGTCCCTCTCAGATTCTGGGTTTGAGCCCGGTAAGAAAAATTTCCTTCAGCTCACAGATAAAGATGGAGAGCAGCCACGGGTTGTGTCG GAAGAGTCAGGAACAGCGGACAGCAGCGGACTGGATGACAGTTCTCAGGAGCGTTTTATTGGGCCTCTACAGAGAGATGGCAGTGCATGTGGCAGCGGCGACTACAGCAGTCCATCCTACTCCTACTCGTCTATTCTCAGCAAATCTGATACAG GTTATGTTGGCTTGGTTAACCAAGCTATGACGTGCTATTTGAACAGTCTCCTGCAAACACTTTACATGACCCCAGAATTCAGAAATGCGCTCTACAA CTGGGAGTTTGAAGAGTCAGAGGAGGATCCAGTTACCAGTATTCCCTATCAGCTGCAAAGACTGTTTGTTCTGCTGCAGACCAGTAAGAAGCGAGCGATTGAGACCACTGATGTGACGCGGAGCTTCGGCTGGGATAGCAGCGAGG CTTGGCAGCAGCATGATGTCCAGGAGCTGTGCAGAGTCATGTTTGATGCCCTAGAGCAGAAGTGGAAGCAGACTGAACAG GCTGATCTGATCAACCAGCTGTACCAAGGAAAGCTGAAGGATTACGTTCGCTGTTTGGAGTGTGGCTACGAGAGCTGGAGAATTGATACTTACCTGGACATCCCTCTGGTGATCAGACCCTTTGGAGCCAGCCAGGCCTACGGGAGTGTG GAGGAGGCTTTGCAGGCATTCATCCAGCCAGAAACTCTGGATGGACCCAACCAGTACTTCTGCGAACGCTGCAAAAAGAAGTGTGACGCGCGAAAG GGTCTGAGATTTCTGCACCTTCCTTACCTGCTGACCTTACAACTGAAAAGGTTTGATTTTGACTACACCACCATGCATCGCATCAAGCTTAATGACCGCATGGTGTTCCCCGAGGAGCTGGATATGAGTCCATTCATCGATGTGGAAGATGAG AAGTCACCTCAGACAGAGAGCTGTACTGATAGTGGAGCAGAGAATGAAGGCAGTTGCCACAGCGACCAAATGAGCAATGACTTCTCCACTGATGACTGTGTGGATGAGGGCATCTGCTTGGACAGCACCAGCAGCACGGAGAGGGCGCTGAAGCCAAAG AGCTTGTTGACCTTTGAGCTGTTCTCCGTCATGGTCCATTCAGGGAGCGCTGCTGGGGGCCACTACTATGCTTATATCAAGTCTTTCAGCGATGGCCAGTGGTACAGTTTCAACGATCAACACGTTAGCAAG ATCACCCAGGATGATATCAGGAAGACATATGGGGGGTCATCGGGGAGCAGAGGCTATTATTCTAGTGCCTTTGCAAG CTCGACAAATGCGTACATGCTGATTTATAGACTGAAAGACCTCTCAAGGAATACGA AGTTTCTAGCTGTGGAAGATTTCCCAGAGCACATAAAGAGTTTGGTTCAGAAGGAGAAAGAGTCTGAAGAGCAAGAGAAACGCCAGAGGGAGATCGAACGCAATACTTGCAAG ATCAAGCTTTTCTGCATGCATCCtgtgaagatgatggtggagAGCAAGCTGGAAGTTCACAAGGACAGAACTCTCAGGGAAGCGACAGAAATGGCCTACAAG ctgatGGAGCTGGAAGGAGCCGTCTCACTGGACTGCTGTCGCTTGGTGAAGTATGATGAGTTCCACGAGTATCTGGAGCGATCGTATGAAGGGGAGGAAGACACTCCGATGGGGCTCCTCCTCGGCGGAGTCAAGTCCTCGTACATGTTCGACCTCCTGCTAGAGACACGCAGGCCAGAGCAGGTGTTCCAGCCTTACAAACCTGGAG AAGTGATGGtgaaggtttttattgttgatctgAAGACCGAGACCATTACCCCTCCAGTCAGCGTTCGAGCGTACCTGAACCAGACAGTCACCGAGTTCAAACAGCTTATTGCACAG GCTACGGGGCTTTCTGCAGAGACCATGCGAGTGGTCTTGGAGCGCTGCTATAATGACCTCCGGCTTCTCTATGTTCCAAATAAGACGCTTAAAGCTGAAGGATTCTTCAGGAGTAACAAG GTTTTTGTGGAGAGCTCTGAGTTGGCGGATCATCAGGTTGTGTTCACTGACTCACTCTTGTGGAAACTGTTGGATCGTCATGGGAATACGATCCGGCTGTTTGTCTTACTACCTGAACAGTCTCCTGGTGCTCTGACCAATAGAACTGTTTGCCAAAAGGCAGGAGAAGACACCGACGGTCCCTTAGAGGGGTCAAAGGGCAACAGGAAATCTGTGGAAGCTATCCTGGAGGAAAGCACAGAAAAGTTAAAGAACTTGTCTCTGCAGCAGCAAGGCTCCAGCACTAGCGACAGCCAGAAAAGTCCTGACACCAGCGACTTTGAGCATATTGAATCCCCGACCCAAGAGGCCCACTCAAACTCTTCTCTGTGCGTGGCCGCAGACAACAGAGGGTTGGAGAACCGGATCAGAGCCACGCCCGGCAGCAGCGGAGGGGCCTCCTCCGACACAGAGAACCCATTTGTTTGCGAGGAACGGTCAGACTCTGAGGTGAACAATGATCGTAGCACAAGCTCAGTGGACAGTGACATCCTGAGCTCCAGCCACAGTAGCGACACGCTGTGCAACGCCGACAGCGGCCCCATTCAGCTGGCCAACGGCCTGGATTCACATAGCATCACAAGTAGCCGACGCTCCAAAGCTCACGAAGGCAAAAAAGAGACGTGGGACACAGCTGAAGAGGACTCCGGGACGGACAGCGAGTACGACGACAACGGGAAGAGCAAAGCAGAAGCTCAGTACCTGTACTTCAGAGCGGAGCCATTTTCTCAGGACGAAGCTTCGTGGGAAACACAAAAAT GTCTAGTGGTCCACGTGGACAAGAGGATAACATTAGCAGCATTCAAACAGAAGCTGGAGCCTTACGTAGGAGTAGTGTCGTCCCAGTTCAAGGTGTTTCGGGTTTATGCCAACAACCAGGAGTTTGAGAGCGTACGGCTGAACGAGACACTCTCGTCCTTCTCTGATGATAACAAG ATTACTATTCGACTCGGAAGAGCCCTGAAAAAGGGTGAATACAGAGTTAAAGTGTATCAGCTCATGGTGAATGAACCAGAG CCCTGTAAGTTCCTTGTGGACACGGTGTTTGCCAAGGGCATGACTGTCAGACAGTCCAAGGAGGAACTGCTTCCTCAGCTAAAAGAGCAGTGTAAGCTAGACCTCAGCGTCGACAG agTTCGTCTCAGGAAAAAAACCTGGAAGAATCCAGGCACCGTCTTTCTGGATTACCACATCTACGAGGAAGACATCAGCATTTCCTCCAACTGGGAAGTTTTCTTGGAAGTCCTTAATG ACCCAGAGAAGATGAAGTCCATGTCTCAGCTAGCTGTTCTGACTCGAAGGTGGAGTCCAGCTACGATGAAACTGGGACCTTTCCAGGAGGTgattctggagagcagcagtgttGACGAACTCAAAGAGAAG cttagtgaagtcaGTGAAGTTCCTCTTGAGAATGTGGAGTTTGCAAAG GGTAGAGGAACTTTCCCGTGTGATATATCCGTGCTGGAGATCCATCAGGATTTGGACTGGAACCCCAAGGTGTCGACTCTCAACGTGTGGCCTCTTTACATCTGTGACGACGGAGCCGTGGTGTTCTACAG GGACAGCAGGGAAGAACCTCTGGAGCTCTCGGAGGATGAGCGTAACGAGCTCATGAAGAAGGAGAGTAGTCGACTGCTCAAAACAGGACATCGTGTCAGCTACTCTCCTCGAAAAGAAAAGGCTCTCAAGATCTACCTGGATGGCGGCCCCGTGAGAGACCCGGGACAGGACTGA
- the usp47 gene encoding ubiquitin carboxyl-terminal hydrolase 47 isoform X2: MEMVPSDENQFVPKEIQNAAEEPRVLCIIQDTTSAKTVNERLTLNLPASTTLSKLHEDVAHKAGYVNDTFDLTWANITDMAPLEHNSEMSLSDSGFEPGKKNFLQLTDKDGEQPRVVSEESGTADSSGLDDSSQERFIGPLQRDGSACGSGDYSSPSYSYSSILSKSDTGYVGLVNQAMTCYLNSLLQTLYMTPEFRNALYNWEFEESEEDPVTSIPYQLQRLFVLLQTSKKRAIETTDVTRSFGWDSSEAWQQHDVQELCRVMFDALEQKWKQTEQADLINQLYQGKLKDYVRCLECGYESWRIDTYLDIPLVIRPFGASQAYGSVEEALQAFIQPETLDGPNQYFCERCKKKCDARKGLRFLHLPYLLTLQLKRFDFDYTTMHRIKLNDRMVFPEELDMSPFIDVEDESPQTESCTDSGAENEGSCHSDQMSNDFSTDDCVDEGICLDSTSSTERALKPKSLLTFELFSVMVHSGSAAGGHYYAYIKSFSDGQWYSFNDQHVSKITQDDIRKTYGGSSGSRGYYSSAFASSTNAYMLIYRLKDLSRNTKFLAVEDFPEHIKSLVQKEKESEEQEKRQREIERNTCKIKLFCMHPVKMMVESKLEVHKDRTLREATEMAYKLMELEGAVSLDCCRLVKYDEFHEYLERSYEGEEDTPMGLLLGGVKSSYMFDLLLETRRPEQVFQPYKPGEVMVKVFIVDLKTETITPPVSVRAYLNQTVTEFKQLIAQATGLSAETMRVVLERCYNDLRLLYVPNKTLKAEGFFRSNKVFVESSELADHQVVFTDSLLWKLLDRHGNTIRLFVLLPEQSPGALTNRTVCQKAGEDTDGPLEGSKGNRKSVEAILEESTEKLKNLSLQQQGSSTSDSQKSPDTSDFEHIESPTQEAHSNSSLCVAADNRGLENRIRATPGSSGGASSDTENPFVCEERSDSEVNNDRSTSSVDSDILSSSHSSDTLCNADSGPIQLANGLDSHSITSSRRSKAHEGKKETWDTAEEDSGTDSEYDDNGKSKAEAQYLYFRAEPFSQDEASWETQKCLVVHVDKRITLAAFKQKLEPYVGVVSSQFKVFRVYANNQEFESVRLNETLSSFSDDNKITIRLGRALKKGEYRVKVYQLMVNEPEPCKFLVDTVFAKGMTVRQSKEELLPQLKEQCKLDLSVDRVRLRKKTWKNPGTVFLDYHIYEEDISISSNWEVFLEVLNDPEKMKSMSQLAVLTRRWSPATMKLGPFQEVILESSSVDELKEKLSEVSEVPLENVEFAKGRGTFPCDISVLEIHQDLDWNPKVSTLNVWPLYICDDGAVVFYRDSREEPLELSEDERNELMKKESSRLLKTGHRVSYSPRKEKALKIYLDGGPVRDPGQD; the protein is encoded by the exons ATGGAAATGGTGCCTAGCGATGAGAACCAGTTCGTACCCAAAGAG ATCCAGAATGCGGCCGAGGAGCCCAGAGTGCTGTGTATAATTCAGGACACCACCAGTGCAAAAACGGTCAACGAGAGGCTGACTCTCAACCTGCCTGCTTCCACTACTCTTTCCAAACTTCATGAGGACGTTGCACACAAAGCCGGATATGTGAATGACACCTTTGACCTCACCTGGGCAAACATTACAGACATG GCACCGCTGGAACACAACAGTGAGATGTCCCTCTCAGATTCTGGGTTTGAGCCCGGTAAGAAAAATTTCCTTCAGCTCACAGATAAAGATGGAGAGCAGCCACGGGTTGTGTCG GAAGAGTCAGGAACAGCGGACAGCAGCGGACTGGATGACAGTTCTCAGGAGCGTTTTATTGGGCCTCTACAGAGAGATGGCAGTGCATGTGGCAGCGGCGACTACAGCAGTCCATCCTACTCCTACTCGTCTATTCTCAGCAAATCTGATACAG GTTATGTTGGCTTGGTTAACCAAGCTATGACGTGCTATTTGAACAGTCTCCTGCAAACACTTTACATGACCCCAGAATTCAGAAATGCGCTCTACAA CTGGGAGTTTGAAGAGTCAGAGGAGGATCCAGTTACCAGTATTCCCTATCAGCTGCAAAGACTGTTTGTTCTGCTGCAGACCAGTAAGAAGCGAGCGATTGAGACCACTGATGTGACGCGGAGCTTCGGCTGGGATAGCAGCGAGG CTTGGCAGCAGCATGATGTCCAGGAGCTGTGCAGAGTCATGTTTGATGCCCTAGAGCAGAAGTGGAAGCAGACTGAACAG GCTGATCTGATCAACCAGCTGTACCAAGGAAAGCTGAAGGATTACGTTCGCTGTTTGGAGTGTGGCTACGAGAGCTGGAGAATTGATACTTACCTGGACATCCCTCTGGTGATCAGACCCTTTGGAGCCAGCCAGGCCTACGGGAGTGTG GAGGAGGCTTTGCAGGCATTCATCCAGCCAGAAACTCTGGATGGACCCAACCAGTACTTCTGCGAACGCTGCAAAAAGAAGTGTGACGCGCGAAAG GGTCTGAGATTTCTGCACCTTCCTTACCTGCTGACCTTACAACTGAAAAGGTTTGATTTTGACTACACCACCATGCATCGCATCAAGCTTAATGACCGCATGGTGTTCCCCGAGGAGCTGGATATGAGTCCATTCATCGATGTGGAAGATGAG TCACCTCAGACAGAGAGCTGTACTGATAGTGGAGCAGAGAATGAAGGCAGTTGCCACAGCGACCAAATGAGCAATGACTTCTCCACTGATGACTGTGTGGATGAGGGCATCTGCTTGGACAGCACCAGCAGCACGGAGAGGGCGCTGAAGCCAAAG AGCTTGTTGACCTTTGAGCTGTTCTCCGTCATGGTCCATTCAGGGAGCGCTGCTGGGGGCCACTACTATGCTTATATCAAGTCTTTCAGCGATGGCCAGTGGTACAGTTTCAACGATCAACACGTTAGCAAG ATCACCCAGGATGATATCAGGAAGACATATGGGGGGTCATCGGGGAGCAGAGGCTATTATTCTAGTGCCTTTGCAAG CTCGACAAATGCGTACATGCTGATTTATAGACTGAAAGACCTCTCAAGGAATACGA AGTTTCTAGCTGTGGAAGATTTCCCAGAGCACATAAAGAGTTTGGTTCAGAAGGAGAAAGAGTCTGAAGAGCAAGAGAAACGCCAGAGGGAGATCGAACGCAATACTTGCAAG ATCAAGCTTTTCTGCATGCATCCtgtgaagatgatggtggagAGCAAGCTGGAAGTTCACAAGGACAGAACTCTCAGGGAAGCGACAGAAATGGCCTACAAG ctgatGGAGCTGGAAGGAGCCGTCTCACTGGACTGCTGTCGCTTGGTGAAGTATGATGAGTTCCACGAGTATCTGGAGCGATCGTATGAAGGGGAGGAAGACACTCCGATGGGGCTCCTCCTCGGCGGAGTCAAGTCCTCGTACATGTTCGACCTCCTGCTAGAGACACGCAGGCCAGAGCAGGTGTTCCAGCCTTACAAACCTGGAG AAGTGATGGtgaaggtttttattgttgatctgAAGACCGAGACCATTACCCCTCCAGTCAGCGTTCGAGCGTACCTGAACCAGACAGTCACCGAGTTCAAACAGCTTATTGCACAG GCTACGGGGCTTTCTGCAGAGACCATGCGAGTGGTCTTGGAGCGCTGCTATAATGACCTCCGGCTTCTCTATGTTCCAAATAAGACGCTTAAAGCTGAAGGATTCTTCAGGAGTAACAAG GTTTTTGTGGAGAGCTCTGAGTTGGCGGATCATCAGGTTGTGTTCACTGACTCACTCTTGTGGAAACTGTTGGATCGTCATGGGAATACGATCCGGCTGTTTGTCTTACTACCTGAACAGTCTCCTGGTGCTCTGACCAATAGAACTGTTTGCCAAAAGGCAGGAGAAGACACCGACGGTCCCTTAGAGGGGTCAAAGGGCAACAGGAAATCTGTGGAAGCTATCCTGGAGGAAAGCACAGAAAAGTTAAAGAACTTGTCTCTGCAGCAGCAAGGCTCCAGCACTAGCGACAGCCAGAAAAGTCCTGACACCAGCGACTTTGAGCATATTGAATCCCCGACCCAAGAGGCCCACTCAAACTCTTCTCTGTGCGTGGCCGCAGACAACAGAGGGTTGGAGAACCGGATCAGAGCCACGCCCGGCAGCAGCGGAGGGGCCTCCTCCGACACAGAGAACCCATTTGTTTGCGAGGAACGGTCAGACTCTGAGGTGAACAATGATCGTAGCACAAGCTCAGTGGACAGTGACATCCTGAGCTCCAGCCACAGTAGCGACACGCTGTGCAACGCCGACAGCGGCCCCATTCAGCTGGCCAACGGCCTGGATTCACATAGCATCACAAGTAGCCGACGCTCCAAAGCTCACGAAGGCAAAAAAGAGACGTGGGACACAGCTGAAGAGGACTCCGGGACGGACAGCGAGTACGACGACAACGGGAAGAGCAAAGCAGAAGCTCAGTACCTGTACTTCAGAGCGGAGCCATTTTCTCAGGACGAAGCTTCGTGGGAAACACAAAAAT GTCTAGTGGTCCACGTGGACAAGAGGATAACATTAGCAGCATTCAAACAGAAGCTGGAGCCTTACGTAGGAGTAGTGTCGTCCCAGTTCAAGGTGTTTCGGGTTTATGCCAACAACCAGGAGTTTGAGAGCGTACGGCTGAACGAGACACTCTCGTCCTTCTCTGATGATAACAAG ATTACTATTCGACTCGGAAGAGCCCTGAAAAAGGGTGAATACAGAGTTAAAGTGTATCAGCTCATGGTGAATGAACCAGAG CCCTGTAAGTTCCTTGTGGACACGGTGTTTGCCAAGGGCATGACTGTCAGACAGTCCAAGGAGGAACTGCTTCCTCAGCTAAAAGAGCAGTGTAAGCTAGACCTCAGCGTCGACAG agTTCGTCTCAGGAAAAAAACCTGGAAGAATCCAGGCACCGTCTTTCTGGATTACCACATCTACGAGGAAGACATCAGCATTTCCTCCAACTGGGAAGTTTTCTTGGAAGTCCTTAATG ACCCAGAGAAGATGAAGTCCATGTCTCAGCTAGCTGTTCTGACTCGAAGGTGGAGTCCAGCTACGATGAAACTGGGACCTTTCCAGGAGGTgattctggagagcagcagtgttGACGAACTCAAAGAGAAG cttagtgaagtcaGTGAAGTTCCTCTTGAGAATGTGGAGTTTGCAAAG GGTAGAGGAACTTTCCCGTGTGATATATCCGTGCTGGAGATCCATCAGGATTTGGACTGGAACCCCAAGGTGTCGACTCTCAACGTGTGGCCTCTTTACATCTGTGACGACGGAGCCGTGGTGTTCTACAG GGACAGCAGGGAAGAACCTCTGGAGCTCTCGGAGGATGAGCGTAACGAGCTCATGAAGAAGGAGAGTAGTCGACTGCTCAAAACAGGACATCGTGTCAGCTACTCTCCTCGAAAAGAAAAGGCTCTCAAGATCTACCTGGATGGCGGCCCCGTGAGAGACCCGGGACAGGACTGA